A part of Brachybacterium faecium DSM 4810 genomic DNA contains:
- a CDS encoding ferredoxin (PFAM: 2Fe-2S iron-sulfur cluster binding domain): MSLFGEPFTAKCLKSGITVEVAEGQSLLQALLDEGISMDYSCEGGVCGTCVVPLVSGEVEHMDEFLMDDEKDDQMITCVSRGEGDIEIDI; the protein is encoded by the coding sequence ATGTCGCTGTTCGGAGAGCCCTTCACCGCCAAGTGCCTGAAGTCGGGCATCACGGTCGAGGTCGCAGAGGGACAATCCCTCCTCCAAGCGCTGCTCGACGAGGGGATCTCGATGGACTACTCGTGCGAGGGCGGCGTGTGCGGCACCTGCGTGGTGCCCCTGGTCTCCGGCGAGGTCGAGCACATGGACGAGTTCCTCATGGATGACGAGAAGGACGATCAGATGATCACCTGCGTCTCCCGCGGCGAGGGCGACATCGAGATCGACATCTGA